In Carya illinoinensis cultivar Pawnee chromosome 9, C.illinoinensisPawnee_v1, whole genome shotgun sequence, the following are encoded in one genomic region:
- the LOC122275443 gene encoding uncharacterized protein LOC122275443: protein MESTLCLHCRPLPFLAQRTPSAVRTRATSPYFSFKHSSLLLSDGFTSHQRRRNLCSPIIKQKAMSVRASAIPLGGKAALQSFLDMTANVTSSNEDSRKLETFKLPPRPSTEDVDTLKMKALWLLRSGKGDEAEEILKKALKNCKNDPEPAYNLEIALAEILICKKKYGEAHTYLKHQLHPSDGRFPLYKAITCTMLDNEEEGKEWWDKFSLIVEGGFDIPIKGEELEF, encoded by the exons ATGGAATCCACACTTTGCCTCCATTGCCGCCCCTTGCCATTTCTGGCACAACGCACCCCTTCCGCCGTGAGGACAAGGGCCACCAGTCCTTATTTCAGCTTTAAGCATTCTTCTCTTTTGCTTTCTGATGGCTTCACGAGCCACCAGAGAAGACGTAATCTCTGCAGTCCCATAATCAAGCAGAAAGCAATGTCTGTTAGGGCATCAGCAATCCCATTGGGCGGGAAGGCTGCACTTCAGTCTTTCTTGGACATGACTGCCAACGTTACTTCGAGCAATGAAGACTCCCGAAAGCTGGAAACTTTCAAACTGCCTCCAAGGCCTTCAACAGAAGATGTTGATACCCTTAAG ATGAAGGCGCTATGGCTATTGAGATCAGGGAAGGGTGATGAAGCAGAGGAAATATTGAAAAAGGCACTAAAAAACTGTAAGAATGATCCAGAGCCTGCATACAATTTGGAAATAGCATTGGCTGAAATTCTCATCTGCAAG AAAAAATATGGAGAAGCTCATACGTATCTCAAGCATCAACTTCACCCTTCAGATGGCCGATTTCCTCTCTATAAG GCTATCACATGTACCATGCTGGATAACGAGGAGGAAGGAAAGGAATGGTGGGATAAGTTCTCACTAATCGTTGAAGGTGGATTCGATATTCCAATTAAAGGTGAAGAACTGGAATTTTGA
- the LOC122275572 gene encoding uncharacterized protein LOC122275572, translating into MGSFFNYLKGKSTKRAMIVIATPFVTFAGIFMGYWAFTNLHRKGKPKIERLPTRSMAVGALHGGKLALQRLVDYHETHDNAASLHNAETELEDLLKDEQPDLMQLQRTVAKLEMSGKEEESVAILEKAVENAQKEKKHEAYEIEMLLVEMLIYKGDFEKALNCECLKHEEISDARRPLYKAIIYTMLGNYEKQAKKCWGDFKDIQRNLQWPPSLKESQVDMRASSINNFEEFEKVVKFLKDHIHEAQAQRMAQKDIIYEPTPAAPLQ; encoded by the exons ATGGGaagttttttcaattatttgaaaggaaaaagtacTAAGAGGGCAATGATTGTGATTGCTACGCCCTTTGTCACATTTGCCGGCATTTTCATGGGATATTGGGCTTTTACGAATCTCCATAGGAAAGGAAAACCTAAGATTGAACGTCTTCCTACGAGGTCTATGGCCGTTGGGGCTCTCCACGGAGGCAAATTGGCATTGCAGAGGTTGGTTGATTATCATGAAACTCATGACAATGCAGCATCACTGCACAACGCTGAGACAGAGTTAGAGGATTTGCTTAAAGACGAACAACCGGATTTAATGCAGCTGCAG AGAACGGTGGCAAAGCTGGAAATGAGCGGGAAAGAAGAGGAATCGGTGGCAATATTAGAGAAAGCAGTGGAGAATGCacagaaggaaaagaaacacGAAGCCTATGAAATCGAAATGCTGCTTGTGGAGATGCTCATCTATAAG GGAGATTTTGAAAAGGCTTTAAATTGCGAATGCTTGAAACATGAAGAGATTTCTGATGCGCGACGTCCACTGTACAAG GCTATTATTTATACCATGTTAGGTAACTACGAAAAACAAGCCAAAAAATGTTGGGGAGATTTTAAAGATATTCAAAGAAACCTTCAATGGCCACCTAGTCTGAAGGAAAGTCAAGTGGACATGAGAGCTAGCTCTATTAACAATTTCGAGGAGTTTGAGAAGGTAGTCAAGTTCCTGAAAGATCATATTCACGAGGCACAGGCACAGAGGATGGCACAAAAGGATATCATATATGAACCCACTCCAGCAGCACCActacaataa